The Opitutales bacterium ASA1 genome window below encodes:
- a CDS encoding GDP-mannose 4,6-dehydratase, whose translation MPSAFITGITGQDGSYLCELLLARGYDVFGLVHRPDSLGSSNIAHLVNDPKVAGKRLFLHNGSFEDATHLRRIIAKAKPNEFYHLAGQSSPRLSLELPEASVDSIGMATLRLLEIIRDLADPPKFLYASSSEVFGSPTHSPQDELTPVNPTTPYGAAKAFSQQMARIYRIAYKLPTCSAVLYNHESPRRSSNFVTMKIARAVARIKKGLQKELVLGSLSGRRDWGWAPDYALGMWMMLQTDPVDDFVLATGKLNSVEDLVANAFKAVDLEWRDYVKYDSNLVTTVEPMAPCGNPAKAKRLLGWENTVPFDEMIRRLVESEMAKLENSDRSR comes from the coding sequence ACGGTTCCTACCTCTGCGAGCTGCTCCTCGCACGCGGTTACGACGTCTTCGGCTTGGTCCACCGTCCCGACTCGCTCGGCTCGAGCAACATCGCGCATCTGGTCAACGACCCCAAGGTCGCCGGCAAACGCCTCTTTCTTCACAACGGCTCCTTCGAAGACGCCACCCACCTGCGGCGCATCATCGCCAAGGCAAAACCCAACGAATTCTACCACCTCGCCGGCCAATCGAGCCCCCGCCTGAGCCTCGAACTCCCCGAGGCCTCCGTCGACAGCATCGGCATGGCGACGCTCCGTCTGCTCGAGATCATTCGCGACCTCGCCGACCCGCCCAAGTTCCTCTACGCCTCCAGCAGCGAAGTCTTCGGCTCGCCTACTCACTCGCCGCAGGACGAGCTCACCCCCGTCAACCCCACCACGCCCTACGGAGCCGCCAAGGCCTTCTCGCAGCAGATGGCGCGCATCTACCGCATCGCCTACAAACTGCCCACCTGCTCCGCCGTCCTCTACAACCACGAGTCCCCGCGCCGCAGCTCGAACTTCGTCACCATGAAGATCGCGCGCGCAGTCGCCCGCATCAAGAAGGGCCTGCAAAAGGAACTCGTACTCGGAAGCCTCAGCGGAAGGCGCGACTGGGGATGGGCTCCCGACTACGCCCTCGGCATGTGGATGATGCTCCAGACCGATCCGGTCGACGACTTCGTCCTCGCCACCGGCAAGCTCAACTCCGTCGAAGACCTCGTCGCCAACGCCTTCAAGGCCGTCGACCTCGAATGGCGCGACTACGTCAAATACGACTCCAACCTCGTCACCACCGTCGAGCCGATGGCGCCTTGCGGCAACCCGGCCAAAGCCAAACGCCTGCTCGGCTGGGAAAACACCGTCCCCTTCGACGAAATGATCCGCCGCCTCGTCGAGAGCGAAATGGCCAAGCTCGAGAACTCCGACCGTAGCCGCTGA
- a CDS encoding ABC transporter permease: protein MSAARNPGLVSAVDPIRLVSSLFAHRHLIRQFAVRNIEMRHRGSYLGFAWAVLNPLLLLTLYVFVFGFMFGGTYGAVPDETKWDYGLGIFLSLTIFHFIAEVMASAPSIIVGQPNFVKKVVFPLEVLPAASVASAFFHALISLAMVLVGVLVGGRGLSFDALLLPLIFLPALTLALGLAWLIAALGVFFRDVGQLVSVLITALMFASAIFYPVERVQTHAPAAWQFLRFNPLLHLVDMARDVVLWQRAVDPWNLVAVNIAGVIFAVIGFAVFTRLKPAFADVL, encoded by the coding sequence ATGAGCGCAGCTCGCAATCCGGGCCTCGTATCCGCAGTCGACCCGATACGGCTCGTCTCGTCGCTGTTCGCACACCGCCACCTCATCCGCCAGTTCGCCGTCCGCAACATCGAGATGCGGCATCGCGGCAGCTACCTCGGCTTCGCTTGGGCAGTCCTCAACCCCCTTTTGTTGCTCACGCTCTACGTGTTCGTGTTCGGCTTCATGTTCGGCGGAACATACGGAGCCGTGCCCGACGAAACGAAATGGGACTACGGCCTCGGCATCTTTCTGAGCCTCACGATCTTTCACTTCATCGCCGAGGTGATGGCCTCCGCCCCCTCGATCATCGTCGGCCAGCCGAACTTCGTGAAAAAGGTCGTCTTCCCGCTCGAGGTCCTTCCCGCAGCGAGCGTCGCATCGGCATTTTTCCACGCGCTGATCAGCTTGGCCATGGTCCTCGTCGGCGTGCTCGTAGGCGGACGGGGTCTCTCGTTCGATGCGCTACTACTCCCCCTGATCTTTCTTCCGGCCCTCACGCTTGCCCTCGGCCTCGCCTGGCTCATCGCCGCGTTGGGCGTGTTTTTTCGCGACGTTGGACAATTGGTATCCGTGTTGATCACCGCGCTGATGTTCGCCAGCGCGATCTTCTATCCCGTCGAACGAGTCCAGACCCACGCCCCGGCCGCGTGGCAGTTTCTTCGGTTCAATCCCCTCCTCCACTTGGTCGACATGGCGCGAGACGTGGTCCTCTGGCAGAGAGCCGTCGATCCGTGGAATCTCGTCGCGGTCAATATCGCCGGCGTGATCTTCGCAGTGATCGGATTCGCCGTCTTCACCCGCCTCAAGCCCGCATTCGCGGATGTGCTCTGA
- a CDS encoding ABC transporter ATP-binding protein encodes MCSESKLDPAMSSLPVITSRSLGKTYRIWDRPSSRIVSPVQEWFASLLPGESQTAARLRSRAGSHYRDFHALSDVSFEIRRGESFGIIGRNGSGKSTLLQILAGTLRASSGEFTVRGRVAALLELGSGFNPEFTGVENVILNGSILGLSRAEMHTRLPRVAAFADIGDFIHQPVKTYSSGMMVRLAFAVQTIVDPDILIIDEALAVGDVFFQQKCFKRLEELRARGTVVILVSHAMGIVEQYCDRALLLDHGRVRALGPSPEVIKQYYLIHREVNAPPAGAHVRETNDSSTVERIETRDEGWPGEDAFFDLSNVRQIADGKARCLALGLTDEQGRPSRFFQQGEVAHFYYAFEILEDIETPVVGIVLFNARNIIVHGKNTLEYGCTMPARVHAGTVLRFRHTVKLDLEITHYTIETGIASISAADLRNAGEMHHNDLTACVVRHCHLTGIGPFEIGFRLRGSPVQLLHHGIANLPGDVELLRSAT; translated from the coding sequence ATGTGCTCTGAATCGAAGCTCGATCCCGCGATGTCGTCCCTCCCTGTCATCACCAGCCGCAGCCTAGGAAAGACTTACCGGATCTGGGACCGCCCGTCGTCACGTATCGTCAGTCCCGTCCAGGAATGGTTCGCGTCGCTTCTGCCTGGCGAATCGCAGACGGCTGCACGCCTGCGTTCGCGCGCCGGCTCGCACTACCGCGACTTCCACGCACTCTCGGATGTGTCGTTCGAGATCCGGCGGGGCGAATCTTTCGGAATCATCGGCCGCAACGGCTCCGGCAAGAGCACGCTGCTGCAGATCCTCGCCGGAACGCTGAGAGCCTCTTCCGGCGAGTTCACCGTGCGCGGTCGCGTGGCGGCTCTGCTCGAACTCGGGTCGGGCTTCAATCCCGAGTTCACCGGGGTCGAAAACGTGATCCTCAACGGCTCCATCCTCGGGCTCTCCCGCGCCGAGATGCACACGCGCCTTCCTCGAGTCGCCGCTTTCGCCGACATCGGCGACTTCATCCACCAACCGGTGAAGACCTACTCCAGCGGCATGATGGTCCGCCTCGCCTTCGCCGTACAGACGATCGTCGATCCCGACATCCTGATCATCGACGAGGCGCTCGCTGTCGGCGACGTGTTCTTCCAGCAGAAGTGCTTCAAACGACTCGAGGAGCTGCGTGCGCGAGGAACCGTCGTCATCCTCGTCTCGCATGCGATGGGAATCGTGGAACAATACTGCGACCGTGCGCTCCTGCTCGACCATGGTCGAGTCCGCGCCCTCGGACCTTCGCCCGAGGTGATCAAGCAGTACTATCTCATTCATCGGGAAGTGAACGCACCTCCTGCCGGGGCGCACGTGCGCGAGACCAACGACTCCAGCACTGTCGAGAGGATCGAGACGCGCGACGAGGGTTGGCCCGGCGAAGATGCGTTCTTCGACCTTTCGAACGTGAGGCAAATCGCCGACGGAAAAGCCCGCTGTCTCGCGCTCGGACTAACCGATGAACAAGGACGGCCCTCGCGCTTCTTCCAGCAAGGAGAGGTGGCGCACTTCTACTACGCGTTCGAGATACTCGAAGACATCGAGACTCCCGTCGTCGGCATCGTGTTGTTCAACGCCCGCAACATCATCGTCCACGGAAAGAACACTCTGGAGTACGGATGCACGATGCCCGCGCGCGTCCACGCCGGCACCGTTCTGCGCTTCCGCCACACCGTGAAACTCGATCTGGAGATCACCCACTACACGATCGAAACCGGCATAGCGTCCATCTCCGCGGCCGATCTCCGCAACGCCGGCGAGATGCATCACAACGATCTCACCGCTTGCGTCGTCCGACATTGCCACCTGACCGGCATCGGCCCCTTCGAAATCGGCTTCCGCCTCCGCGGTTCCCCAGTGCAGCTCCTTCACCACGGCATCGCCAATCTACCCGGCGACGTCGAACTGCTCCGATCCGCCACATGA
- a CDS encoding glycosyltransferase — protein sequence MPCYNEAGNVSQAIGDVHDAFRFSEWTPYLIVVVDGSRDSTYRDACKEAALHGNTEVVELLRNFGQSQAYQAGFDRADGEYVLTISADNEIPARALLEVLRLLETGADFVNAAREDRWRGGRAVKSRLANLLLNRIAGLDINDRGSGVKGMRIQIAKALQIHGEWHRFLPELASLHTERIIEFTTEFRDRTVGVSAYANRSRGLAVFLDLLQVAFTLRCRKKPYSWMPGRLFGFSGLLIASVGGSVAIFLAFQRVLFGNPLADRPLFMVGILLAVLGSIMLMLGLIGELLLQVLYSLGSTKQYAVRRTEFYRVPTSTNLP from the coding sequence ATGCCATGCTACAACGAAGCCGGAAATGTGTCACAAGCCATTGGGGATGTGCACGACGCGTTTCGCTTCAGCGAGTGGACTCCCTACCTGATAGTGGTCGTCGACGGAAGCCGCGACAGCACGTATCGCGACGCATGCAAAGAAGCCGCTCTGCATGGCAACACCGAAGTCGTGGAACTTCTTAGAAACTTCGGACAAAGCCAAGCATACCAGGCCGGCTTCGACCGCGCAGACGGAGAATATGTCCTCACCATTTCAGCAGACAACGAGATCCCGGCCAGAGCGCTGCTGGAGGTGCTTCGGCTGCTGGAAACTGGTGCTGATTTCGTTAACGCGGCGCGAGAGGATCGATGGAGGGGGGGGCGCGCTGTCAAGAGTCGGCTCGCCAACTTGCTGCTCAATCGAATAGCTGGTCTCGACATCAACGATCGTGGTAGCGGCGTGAAAGGCATGAGAATCCAGATAGCAAAGGCGCTCCAAATACACGGCGAGTGGCATCGCTTTCTTCCCGAACTCGCGTCACTCCATACCGAGAGGATCATTGAGTTCACGACCGAGTTCCGCGATCGGACCGTTGGTGTTTCGGCATATGCAAACCGCAGTCGCGGCTTGGCGGTCTTTCTTGACTTGCTTCAGGTCGCATTCACCTTGCGCTGCCGGAAGAAGCCTTACTCGTGGATGCCCGGGCGCTTGTTCGGCTTTTCGGGTCTCCTGATCGCTTCGGTTGGTGGATCGGTAGCGATCTTCTTGGCCTTCCAACGGGTGTTATTCGGCAATCCGCTTGCGGACCGTCCACTCTTCATGGTCGGAATACTCCTCGCTGTACTCGGCTCGATCATGCTCATGCTCGGTCTGATAGGAGAACTCCTGCTGCAAGTGCTGTACAGTTTGGGGTCGACCAAGCAATATGCCGTTCGGAGAACTGAATTTTACCGCGTGCCCACGAGCACGAACTTGCCCTAA
- a CDS encoding glycosyltransferase family 1 protein — protein MEMVRTVKVAFDVAQTCVERAGCSWYADALARALASVPDVELTLLHHFGSWCNHATHGGTTIEGVSAPLCAHDEDAARAFWSEVAHEGLPGRPDVVHSNCFDAPAVPGSKLVYTIHDVSFWTHPRFCTESTRLVCQRGMLDALERAAGLAFVSEATRDEFERVLPGWLEATRRPTAVLPGASRHAGGLRDATGERAPWLCVGSIEPRKNHATLLDAYEAYRKTVPAPRDLVLVGSSGWHNEEIHARLRALGPESGVRHVGYVDDLRLRELYASAFCFVCPSWYEGFGLPVVEAFAYGLPVVCSDIPSLREVGGDAPCFFAASDARSLSRTMVELDCDLRLSTSAADRSRARHEVFAWRKTAERAVAFYRRLLAQPDPAHS, from the coding sequence ATGGAGATGGTCCGCACCGTGAAAGTCGCCTTCGACGTCGCCCAGACCTGCGTCGAACGTGCCGGTTGTTCTTGGTATGCCGATGCCCTCGCGCGCGCGCTCGCTTCCGTGCCGGATGTCGAGCTGACGCTCCTCCATCATTTCGGGTCGTGGTGCAACCACGCGACGCACGGCGGCACCACGATCGAGGGCGTCAGTGCGCCCTTGTGCGCGCACGACGAGGACGCCGCCCGCGCCTTCTGGAGCGAGGTCGCGCACGAAGGACTCCCGGGCCGACCGGACGTGGTGCACTCGAACTGTTTCGATGCGCCCGCAGTGCCGGGCTCGAAGCTGGTATACACGATTCACGACGTCTCGTTTTGGACCCATCCGCGCTTTTGCACCGAGTCCACGCGTCTCGTGTGCCAACGCGGGATGCTCGACGCGCTCGAGCGGGCGGCCGGTCTGGCGTTCGTCTCCGAGGCCACCCGCGACGAATTCGAGCGCGTTCTCCCCGGCTGGTTGGAGGCGACCCGCCGTCCGACGGCGGTTCTCCCCGGTGCGAGCCGTCATGCAGGCGGTTTGCGCGACGCGACGGGCGAGCGCGCACCGTGGCTCTGCGTCGGATCGATCGAACCGCGTAAGAACCACGCCACGCTCCTCGATGCCTACGAAGCCTACCGCAAGACCGTGCCCGCACCGCGCGACCTCGTGCTTGTCGGCTCCAGCGGTTGGCACAACGAGGAGATTCATGCCCGGCTGCGCGCGCTCGGCCCGGAATCGGGCGTACGCCACGTCGGCTACGTGGACGACCTCCGACTACGCGAGTTGTACGCGTCGGCGTTTTGCTTCGTATGCCCGAGCTGGTACGAAGGGTTCGGCCTGCCGGTGGTCGAAGCCTTCGCCTACGGCCTCCCAGTGGTGTGCTCCGACATTCCGAGCCTGCGCGAGGTGGGCGGCGACGCACCTTGCTTCTTCGCTGCTTCCGATGCTCGGAGTCTCAGCCGCACGATGGTGGAACTCGATTGCGATTTGCGGCTCTCAACGTCGGCGGCCGACCGCTCGCGCGCGCGCCACGAGGTGTTCGCATGGAGAAAAACCGCCGAACGCGCAGTCGCGTTCTATCGCCGATTGCTGGCACAACCCGATCCTGCCCACTCGTGA